In Apium graveolens cultivar Ventura chromosome 10, ASM990537v1, whole genome shotgun sequence, the following are encoded in one genomic region:
- the LOC141693088 gene encoding UMP-CMP kinase 3-like: MGSVVDSSNKEGNGSALANKVTVVFVLGGPGSGKGTQCANIVEHFGYTHLSAGDLLRAEMKSGSENGDMIQNMIKEGKIVPSEVTIKLLERAMLENGNDKFLIDGFPRNEENRAAFEAVTGIEPQFILFFDCSEEEMQKRLLSRNQGREDDNIETIKKRFKVYMESSLPVIEYYNAKGKVRKIDAAKPVEEVFEAVKVCFTPVASS; encoded by the exons ATGGGTTCAGTTGTTGATTCCTCAAACAAG GAGGGCAATGGAAGTGCACTTGCTAACAAGGTCACTGTTGTTTTTGTTCTTG GTGGCCCAGGCAGTGGTAAGGGTACTCAGTGCGCAAATATTGTAGAGCACTTCGGATACACTCATCTAAGTGCCGGTGATCTTCTTAGAGCGGAAATGAAGTCTGGTTCAGAGAATGG GGACATGATTCAGAACATGATTAAGGAGGGAAAGATTGTTCCATCAGAGGTGACTATCAAGCTCCTAGAACGAGCAATGCTGGAAAATGGTAATGACAAATTTCTGATTGATGGATTTCCTCGCAATGAGGAAAATCGAGCAGCATTTGAAGCTGTT ACTGGAATTGAACCACAATTCATCCTCTTTTTTGATTGTTCTGAAGAAGAGATGCAAAAGCGCCTTTTGAGCCGAAACCAG GGAAGAGAAGATGACAATATTGAAACTATAAAAAAGCGATTCAAGGTGTACATGGAATCCAGTCTTCCAGTGATTGAGTATTACAATGCCAAGGGAAAAGTTCGAAAG ATTGATGCTGCAAAGCCTGTTGAAGAAGTTTTTGAAGCAGTCAAAGTTTGTTTCACTCCAGTAGCATCAAGTTAA